Below is a window of Musa acuminata AAA Group cultivar baxijiao chromosome BXJ3-11, Cavendish_Baxijiao_AAA, whole genome shotgun sequence DNA.
tataatttatcttcctaagttttatttgactagtagctcccaaagtagcTTAGCCTGATAGacttatgggatatgaattacaaaaaataccttatcatttataggatactttagactatattttatatttttgtattggtcctataGCTACCAAAGTAtagaccaataatctataaaatatattatgaaattagtcctaaatgatattaaataaaataatattcataatgacacatataattatgagatttaaatATTCGTAAAATAGaatatatttttgaataattatgtgatgtaaTAAGATGATACTATTTAAGATATTCTTGTAGTTTATCATTGTATATCCAAATATAGCAATACTATTTCATGAGGATGGTATCAATCCtccataaataattatatatatgaatAGTAAATATGTCAATATTGAACGTAAAATATTGATATTATCAATAGTTCAACATTCAttaaaaaacttaaaacattaatgttatattattacaaTGGTACTTCCTTCATTTATTATATGTTTTTGTAAATATCCTTGTATATTTTGgaataaatggcttgagcatatgACAGTTGTATTaagtgagtgagaccttgatcaaATTAATTGAAGAGAATATAGACTTAATTACTTACTAAAAGtcctataaaataaataattgaggtgactgatcaGAAAAGGTCtaaaagactcaattttatgataactTAAACTTCAATATAGTTTACAACTAACGCATGAGAATATTTaaggattaatttaaattttctaataaGTCATTAGCTGACACCTTAATAAAAGAACTGACTAAAAAAATAGTATAAGGAATTCAAGATTACATCctcaatataattaataaaattattagatcaagactcaataatattttgagtactactcaaaGAATGAGTAACACTAAAATAATGATAAAGTGTAAGTCAtttgagtttataattactatataaacttataaaaaaaaCATCTTCGTAATAAAGTGTTACTTATGTAGCAAAAAAAGTTATGTGAAGAAAAACTATAAGATTTGGTTTGAAATAAAAAGGTATAAGTATAACATttatatgattcaaatcaaatattacataaattattttacttggtggattaatttgatgctccaatatatgttaccaataatagagatttattttaatattaaaaaaggataaaatcaaaatagaataaaatattcatcattataagaAATCATCTTAAAGTTAAAGTAATAATAGTTTGTTTTTATCACCTTCATCcaaagatgatttacttgatgaaTCTTCAGAATTCATGCTATGtttttataattttgagaattttggttctttacctagaattgttagaatattatttctcttttgacGGTTGTAAACTTAGTGCAATTCAATCAAAGTTAATCTTTGAATTCGGTATAATAATctatatagaattaatatgaatcttaagtttatattaattttataattaaatattaaaataaaatatagtttcataAACTCTTTGAGATTATGCATTTTATCACTATGcattaccactgcttgacacctgacactgggcggtactactgctcagtctgggtggtaccatcgcctaatagagatcggaggaactctcataataacttatcaTAGGTCATCTGTTCTTGTTTATAAATAAACAGGATCTCTAGGGGCTAAAGAAGTATATAATAGAGGATGTAGTTGAGAGATTATAGTTTTTTTCTTAACCCTCCttaatccatcaatctaagtggtcaAAGGATACGAAAAGAGGAAAATGAGAATCTAGTTCTTCTtataaattgacaataattttagATATAACAGATCATACAGATATCCTTTTTAGAATCAAAAGATACATATCGTAAAACCCGATCAAacgttatttgatttaaattctaacataaaaaaatttatattttatataaaagttTTATGCTAAATGTCCATCCTACGCACCTTCCAAATGTTGATTAAGCAGAGCAGTCCTGTCGTTGAcaaagtcatccaatactttcagATGCTGAATTTATTATCAGCTCGGTTTGTCTCGTTCTGATGACATCTTGTCAGATCAAACAAAATTTCTGGACATGAAAGTTTGGTGGAGTAGGGCCACTGCAAACGTGCATTcattccccttccccttctctagagagagagagagagagagagtatggaCTCAGCAAACGCCAACCTAACTAAGACCAGAGAGCATCTAATAAACTCCCGTGCTGTGCTTACAGATTCCTCCTCTACTCtgtggagagagaaagagagactaTGGACTCAGCAAATGCCAACCTAACTAAGGCCAGAGAGCATCTAATAAACTCCTGTGCTTGTGCTTACAGATTCCTCTACTCTGTGGCTTGTGCAGACTATCACACTTAAAGCTTCCAATTGTTTAATGAAAGCAGCATTGAATCATGTGTTGTTCTTTAAGTAGAAGCTAATTAAGGGATTAATAATTTCACATCacaatcaagtgatttctacTTTGTGCACATCTTTTAAGGATCACCGAGCTCTCTACAAAAGATTAGTTTATCAGAATGGGAACATACAGATCAATCCGATGGAAAATAATCGTAGAACTAATCTTATGATCGATCGCATTCAATTATTGGATCGAAAATGTCGAGAGAATTATATGGATTGAGTTGCACCAATTGGTTTTTAGATCTTTATGGAACCCAATCAATCTTACCAATTTAGACTATCTTATTCAGAAACACCTCAAAATAatcaaaaattattatttttattttttaataattattaaccAGAGAtagttataaaataaaaatatcaagaaCTTATGAATTACATACCTATTAATGTTTAAACTTTTTACATATCAAATTATAAGATTTTTATAATACTTCCGATTAATTTTACATCCAAGATAGAcaagattaaaattaatttataaggatttgatagatatactattattaattttaacttaaatatttttattaataatttatgtTAAACGATATTAATAGATAAATTAGTCTATCAAACTTGGATCATAACGTTTGATATCATAAAGTAAAATATACACTAAAAAATGATCGACACAAAATtatataaatcttaaaaaaaccataattttaagttatttttcacatatgtatattaatattttaaattttttataagaatatattGGCTCTATAACCCTAAAAAAAATACCAACCCCGAAAATTATGGtttattgtaaatattttttattaaacctGACCTGACCTTCAATTGTAATTTCGTGTGCGCGGTATGAGTCTTTGACCACCAACAGTACCCATGCCGTTGGGACCCACCCGATTgcgttctttttcttcttttcgtaACAAGTCAGAGGCCGCCGTCGTTGACCACTTCCTGCCTTCCTCGCATTCAATCCCTCCACCAGTAAACGCCCCTTCGAGTCCTCCTGCTGCTGCTCTACCCCTCatcggaggagagagagagagagacgcaccTCATTGTTTTCTTGTTTGTTTGACGAGATGCACAACAAGGGACTGAAGGCCTCGTCTTTCGCAGTCTTCGAAGTAGACGCAACCTATTAGTCTCGACAGGGACAGCAAGGTGTTGAATCCCTTACATCCCTTACGGCAGATGCGCTTAGTGGGCACTCAAGAAGAGACGACGGGGGCGGGAGCAGAGACTGCCTGAGCGCGGGCGACTCTGGTAGAAGGCGGAGACCAGAACAGTGACAGTAGTAGGTGAGGGGAATTGTTCCTCgtttcacctctctctctctctctctctctcggctcaTTCGGTTTGGTTGCAATTGGATAACGTTATATTGATTCGATCTCTCAGATCTCCTCTCGGCTTTGTTTTGTCGCCTCCAAGATGCCATCTTTACTCATATACGCTTTTGTTCTGCAACGAAATCTCTTTGCTTAGGTTTTCTGGATACGTTCGATCCTTCCCTTCCTTTGTTCTCCTAAAGATCTCCCGCTTCATTTTGTTAGCTGTACAAATTGGAGCTTCTTCTACTTTCATctgctttctttctcctgttgctTCTCGTTCCTCAGAAAGATTCTCCCTTTCCATACCTCTAAACGCTCAATCGGATAAAGACTCTATTTTTCTTAGGTTTCCCCCAACTACTCTGCATCCGAGTCGTTGTCCTCTTGCTTCCGATTCAAAAGGCAGCGCCTTGCGTTATTGGGCTTCGCCGACCTGTTTGAAGAATGGGTTGTTTCCATTTCATCAGAGAAAGAAACAGATACAGGAAACGGAGAGCTTCCGCCCCCATGCCCAGCTCGGTGCCCATGTACTCGCCGACATCGAACGAGGTGACTAGCAGATCAGAGGATTCGACGACTGCGAAGCAGACGAGCAAGTCATCAGGTTCCGTGTCCTCCCAGAAAAGCATTCCCGAGTTGTATGAGGAGAGGGCGCATAACCTGCGTGTTTTTGAGCTCAAGGAGCTCCGGAACGCAACCAATGATTTCAGCAGGCTGCTCAAGATCGGAGAGGGTGGGTTTGGGAGTGTGTACAAAGGCTTTGTCAAGCCCCCCGACCGGAAGGGCGATGGCACCATAGTGGCAATCAAGAAACTTAACCCGCAAGGCTTGCAGGTAAAGTCACCGAGAGATTTACCTTCCATTTACAATAAGGATTATGCCTTCGTCAAACTGTTCAATAGGTCAAAATCGCTACATGTTGAAGCTTCTTGGTATGAAGCTAATCTTTTGATGTTTATATCACCTTCTCTCGAAACATGAAAAAGCTCTTCTTGAATCCTTTCAGCTTTCGTCTTCTTTGTATGGCATCAGATTCCTTATGCACCTCCATTTCATCTGACTGCTCTGTAGGGTCACAAACAATGGTTAGCGGAAGTCCAGTTCCTTGGTGTTGTTGAGCACCCAAATCTGGTCAAGCTGATCGGGTACTGCTCGGTGGACAGCGAAAGTGTGCCACAGAGGATGTTGGTTTACGAATTTATGCCTAATAAGTCACTGGAAGATCATTTGTTCAACAGAGCATATCCCTCTCTTCCTTGGAGCACGAGGTTGCAGATAGCCCTGGGTGCCGCAGAAGGGTTGGCATACTTGCATGAGGGGATGGACGTCCAGGTTTCCTCTTAATGCTGATTCCAAGTGATCTCAGAATACACATTACTGTTCCCTTCAGTTGGAGCAGAAAACATACCTTGATGTACCTTAACATCTAATTTGCTGCTACTCACTAGAAAAGGTCATCGTCTGAGAAAACATTTTTGATTTCCTGAGGATGATGACCTTAATAGTGGATCAATGTCGCATccctaattcaaacaaactgcatTTTCCATTAGATGGAGTCGATCTAACAATTGCAGCAAAAACATTTGTGTCTGCTTCATGCTAAATTCAGGTTGTAATTTTCATGTCATTATTTGGGCAGGTCATCTACCGGGATTTCAAAGCCTCTAATGTACTATTAGATGAGGAGTTTAGACCAAAGCTCTCGGACTTTGGCTTAGCAAGGGAGGGGCCGTCGGAAGGTCACACTCATGTAACCACGGCGGTACGTATGCACCGGATGGCACCGGCGATGTAATGGATGGgcacataattttcttgtttttGTGGTCAGGTGATGGGGACATACGGCTACGCTGCTCCAGACTATGTGGAGACCGGCCATCTCACGGCGAAGAGTGATGTTTGGAGCTTTGGAGTCGTGCTATATGAGATCCTTACGGGCAGGAAGTCGATGGAGAGAAATCGGCCGAAAACCGAGCAAAAGCTCTTGGACTGGGTGAAAGCATTTCCTGCAGAGAGTGGGAGGTTCAGCATGATCATGGATCCCAGGCTGGAGAACAAATATTCTCTTAGGGCTGCTCGAGAGATCGCCAAGCTGGCGGATGTCTGCCTCGCCAAGCTCGCCAGAGACCGCCCGAAGATGAGCGAGGTGGCGGAAAGCTTAAAAGAAGCGATTAAGTACAAGGAGTTGGACGGCCAAGTGGAGCCTCTTGAGGGGACTTCTCCGGTTCACTCGGAGTCGGATGATCGTGGTAAGACCGGCGTGGCTTCCGCTAGACGGCGAATGCTTCACCTAGATATGCTGGGGGAGAAGGCAAACGTCGTCGGCAGGAGAAGGTTTGTGGTAATGAAGGCTTCGAATCAAACATGACATGATGTCTTGTTGGTATCTTCTCGTGCTatggttttcctcctccttccgcTGTATAATAAGTTTGTTGTTGAGTCGGCAGATGATGTGCTTAATTTACTGCATTCTGACGCAGGGAAGCAAGCAATTGGAGTTAGAACTGATGTCCACATATGCATGCTAATCAACGATTGCTTCTTTCAAAGCTATACTACTGCAGATTTCTATTACAAGCTAACCCACCTTTCGAACTCACTTGGCCAATTGTTCTTCTAAATACAACAAGATTTGGAGGAAATGATAAGATATGCTAACCAATTATTAGTACTTCTCACTCTCTCTAAAAAGATGGCAAAACATGCTTGTCACAAAGTGACAGAATACTCAAAGTGTCCATGGTGACCTCTCCTCCTTGTTCTACACCTCCGATTCAATTCAAAATGCCATGTAAAGAATATATGATTCTTATAGTAGCAGTCCTTATGTCTCATATTCTTATAGTAGCAGTCCTTAGTTGATGGTTGTCTTTTAAGGTCAATCTT
It encodes the following:
- the LOC135652426 gene encoding probable serine/threonine-protein kinase PBL19, with translation MGCFHFIRERNRYRKRRASAPMPSSVPMYSPTSNEVTSRSEDSTTAKQTSKSSGSVSSQKSIPELYEERAHNLRVFELKELRNATNDFSRLLKIGEGGFGSVYKGFVKPPDRKGDGTIVAIKKLNPQGLQGHKQWLAEVQFLGVVEHPNLVKLIGYCSVDSESVPQRMLVYEFMPNKSLEDHLFNRAYPSLPWSTRLQIALGAAEGLAYLHEGMDVQVIYRDFKASNVLLDEEFRPKLSDFGLAREGPSEGHTHVTTAVMGTYGYAAPDYVETGHLTAKSDVWSFGVVLYEILTGRKSMERNRPKTEQKLLDWVKAFPAESGRFSMIMDPRLENKYSLRAAREIAKLADVCLAKLARDRPKMSEVAESLKEAIKYKELDGQVEPLEGTSPVHSESDDRGKTGVASARRRMLHLDMLGEKANVVGRRRFVVMKASNQT